The following are encoded in a window of Pseudomonas graminis genomic DNA:
- a CDS encoding AraC family transcriptional regulator gives MNAIDTLIALADIRGSLDLRCQFQGDWALDHAQEPAGTSPYHIVLAGHCHVEMADRQRLTLTAGDILVLPRGSQHLLLSPGQRVTPSRPQRRTDAGLLPMQRFGDGVELDLLCGRFIHQPHAMLFSSLPDHMKVSTQALGSSDPVPALVALLRSEADANLAGGQFMVNALTSALFTLVLREHLGQFPQHTGSLALLTDKRLGRAWQAMLENPSHDWNVDALAERANMSRATFMRAFTKLSGSSPWTLLTQVRMQRAYGLLSASKEGLSDIAAQVGYQSQAAFSKVFKDTYGIAPGQMRRSLISAVGG, from the coding sequence ATGAATGCCATTGATACGCTCATCGCCCTCGCTGACATCCGCGGCAGCCTCGACCTTCGCTGTCAGTTTCAGGGTGACTGGGCCCTCGACCATGCACAGGAACCCGCCGGCACGTCGCCCTACCACATTGTGCTGGCCGGGCACTGTCACGTTGAGATGGCCGATCGACAACGATTGACCCTGACGGCAGGGGACATTCTGGTTCTGCCGCGAGGCAGCCAGCACCTGTTGTTGAGCCCCGGCCAGCGCGTGACGCCTTCCCGGCCCCAGCGCCGGACTGACGCAGGCTTACTGCCGATGCAACGCTTCGGCGACGGGGTCGAGCTGGATTTACTGTGCGGCCGCTTCATCCATCAGCCCCACGCGATGCTGTTCTCGTCCCTCCCCGATCATATGAAGGTCTCGACCCAGGCGCTGGGCAGCAGCGATCCGGTGCCGGCGCTGGTCGCGCTGTTGCGCAGTGAAGCGGACGCCAACCTGGCGGGGGGCCAGTTCATGGTCAATGCATTGACCTCGGCGCTGTTCACCCTCGTCTTGCGCGAGCACCTTGGCCAGTTCCCGCAACACACCGGCAGCCTCGCGCTGCTGACAGACAAACGGCTGGGTCGGGCGTGGCAGGCAATGCTGGAAAATCCGTCCCATGACTGGAACGTCGACGCCTTGGCTGAACGAGCGAACATGTCCCGCGCGACCTTCATGCGCGCGTTCACGAAACTCAGCGGCAGCTCGCCGTGGACGTTGCTGACCCAGGTTCGCATGCAACGGGCCTATGGGTTATTAAGTGCGTCGAAAGAAGGCCTGAGCGACATCGCCGCCCAGGTCGGCTACCAATCCCAGGCGGCGTTCAGCAAAGTCTTCAAGGACACCTACGGGATAGCGCCCGGTCAGATGCGGCGCAGCCTGATCAGCGCTGTCGGCGGGTGA
- a CDS encoding carboxymuconolactone decarboxylase family protein translates to MFSNWPDLVSTIKQSFGALSKSNPKMVKAYMALGEAAAENNVLDAKTRELISLAVAVTTRCDGCLGTHAQAAIAAGATREEVAAALATAISLNAGAAYIYSMHALEAYDALKS, encoded by the coding sequence ATGTTCAGCAATTGGCCCGATCTGGTTTCCACCATCAAGCAGTCGTTTGGTGCGCTGTCCAAATCCAACCCTAAAATGGTCAAGGCCTACATGGCCCTTGGCGAAGCCGCCGCAGAGAACAATGTTCTCGACGCCAAGACCCGCGAGTTGATTTCCCTCGCTGTTGCCGTCACTACTCGCTGCGACGGCTGTCTCGGCACCCATGCCCAGGCCGCGATTGCCGCTGGCGCGACCCGCGAAGAAGTCGCCGCCGCCCTGGCCACCGCGATCTCGTTGAACGCAGGCGCGGCGTACATCTACTCGATGCACGCGCTGGAAGCGTATGACGCGTTGAAGTCATAA